In Setaria italica strain Yugu1 chromosome I, Setaria_italica_v2.0, whole genome shotgun sequence, the genomic window GGTAGGCTTCGTCATCCCGACGCTCTACATGCTCGAGAGACTTCGAGCTGGGGACACGATTAGCATTGCTGTCACGGTCCCACATGCGTTCCTCCTCTCCATGCAGGTGTTCACCGAGGGCATCATGGCGGCATGGCCGGGCACGTTCTCGTTCTCTATTAGGGCCGCGGTGCAGCGTTCGAGTGGCTGCGAGAGGAGCTGCAGGAGAGCGACGAGCTCAAGCGGCCCGCCTGTGGTGGCAAGGCAAGTGGTGACCACGGCTAGGACCAACAGTCTAGTGGCGATGATTGTCGGCAGCGAGCTCTAGAAGGCGGGGTGCATCTTGATACTAGCTGGACATGAAGGGTGGGAGGGACCAACGtcatgccgccggcgccgtggcaCCGGCGGCCGCATGTCGGGTCCAGAGCTGCAGTTGGAGACAAACTGAGAGGGAGTGTGGGGTGGACGATGAGTCGTGCTTGCCGCTGAGCATGGATGGGTGGGTCGGAGGCGTGGATAGGGAGTGCCAAGAATTTTTGGATTGAAGGTTGATTATTAAAAAAGTAAGTGAAAACGTTTGGccctttaatattaggtatagatatagattaaTGTTCCAGAATATCGTGACATGTAATTAGGTCAATTAAGTTGGTTGAAAGAAACGTTTGGccctttaatattaggtatagatatagattaaTGTTCCAGAATATCGTGACATGTAATTCGGTCAATCAAGTGTTATCATTAATTCAAAGACAAATATGTTTCAAATCAGATGTGAGGAATAGTCGAACTGAACACGTGGAGGCTAGGGATCAAAGCTTAAACAAGGTTATGACCAAAGTTTGAAAAGTTAGAACTCATCTAGAGGGTTTAAACTTATAACCAAACTCATTAGCCAAAAGATGCTTATGGTGGAACAACAAAAATTTCAGAGTTATATGTGGTAATTGAGTAAATGAAACATCAAAATCCTAATCTTAATCATATAGAAACTATTTTACGGTGGAGCAATAAAAATTTCAGAGCTTGTATAAAAATCTTGGAAACGCTAATTAAGAAGAAgtcaataaaaaaaatctggaaTTTCAGTGAACTTGTGATGGAGATGCACACCTCGCCTTCATGAACAGACGACGGGAAAAGATATGTCAGTGTCAACTTGACACGGTGCATTCCTATGCAAGGAATGGTGTTGCATGCTTTGGCATGCCAGCACTATAAACTCAGGTCCATCTCATAGTTGTTATGTTCGTTAAGACATGGAGCCGTGGTCTAGCGCAACTTGTCGAGAGACAAATGTGTCCAACTCTGGTTTTATGAAAAGCCACTGAAACTAAGTTTTTCCCTAAAACTCACTTTTCTGGTTTCCGGGTAGCTTGTTTTAGATAAACCCAAGTTAGTTGGAGTATCCAAACATTGGTTTAAATGTTTTGTCCGGCTAAAAAGGGTCTTATGAAATCTGGTTTTCATAAAACACGAGATCCAAACAACCACTTATGTACAATCACATAGAAACATCAATATCCTAAACAGCACTTGCTGTACCATAATCATCCTTAGTTACATTCCTCACTTTGAATCTTACTTTTACTTGGGTACCCTGTAAGACAGCAGGGCAGCGCTGAGTTTATAGGCTCATAACCTCATACTGTCAGACACCCTTTGAACCAGGGAGGTCGACCCACTGAAGCTGGAGCTCTATTTCCCCGCACTCCACGTTCTTTAGCCTGACAACCAGGTCCTGCTTCACCTTCCCCTCGGATACATAAATCGAGCTCTCCTCTGCTAGGCAGTTCTCTCTGTTGGGCACCACTTTCTTTACAATGGTTTTGTCGGGAACATCCTGGAGTTTCATCTTCACAACGTCGACCAATGGGCGGATGTCCAGCTCTGCATTACCCATTGAATCGTCCACAAAAGTGTCCTTGTCAAACACTTCCTGGAAATTTAGAAAGGAAAATCACTTGTCAATGCGTGGTAACCGAGGACATAAGTTCATCTCTCGCTTCAAGAGAATTGGTTAACGAAATCATAGTAGTAGTGGTCCTATAATAGCTGGTTatagcccatcttcttggaggaATTGTTAAGTGTTTCAACTATCAGGTAGTAGTACAGAGTATAGGCTGTTTTTTTGGTATGGGTAAAATTATAATTAGCACAACATATAATATTCAGGGATTTCAAGTCGCGATCTTGCAGCAGTTGATGGATTTGCTGTAGTATACATAAGCAGATCCAGATGCGCACCACGAGAGCCTCGTTCGGGAAGTGACAGCAGCCGCGGGGTAACGGAGACGCGGTGGCACCGGCACGGGAGGAAGCGCCTCCTCCCGCTCTAGCTCTGCCTCACCGTGCTGCTCCCGAGCGCGCTGCTGGCGCCGTctgccttggcggcggcggcgccggaggcggcgggtggTAGCAGGAAGCGGCGTAATTAGCACAACATATATAATGCCACTTCACATCTTTTCCATCGTACCCTTATACCACATATATTACTTAtgcatactacctatactaaGGTTCCGTCGGATATATAAGTCCTTTTCGAATAGTACCGTAAAAGACATCTTCAACTATGAAAGTGCAAGGATGCCTATTTTCTAGCTCAAGCTTGTATCTCAGGCTCTCAGCTACCCTATCCATGTTTGCCTCAGAATTTGTATTTTTCCTTTAGATTCAAATATGAAATCAATAGCAAGCCTCAGGAAACTAATACATTCAACCTAAGAAGCTTAAAACATCCTAAATATGGCTTAATTGAAACTTATTTGGCTGGAATAGGCAAATCACAAGTGTGCATCAATTCAATTGATCAGTTACATGTAAGAATAGACAAAGTTAATTTCCATAAATATGGAAGTTATTCAGCAAGATTcagtgataaaaaaaatataaggcaAATATTTACTCATCTCGAGGGAGTGACAGCAGGCTGAGCCCTGAGCTAGCATATGAAATTACTATATCTGtagagagattttttttttagcatTGTACGAAGCATGGCTAAGCAATGCTTCTTACAACTGATTCTATACACTGCAAATACAGTGAACTAATTCCTTTTGTTACTCATGGAGTCATCATGGTCCTGACTCCTGAACATTTCTAGAGTTGGAAAGAGTAGGGGGCAAAAGACACATGATATATTCAGTAAAGAAAGGGAGAGAATTGAGACAAAGGGGATGCATACCAATCTGACAGGATCTGCAGGGTTCTCAATGGAGAGGGTGAGTTCTTCGTTCCATTCCGGATTGGTGCTCTTCTTTATCACCCGTGTTTTCAACTTCTGTGAGATGTTAAAAAGTTCATCACAGTTAGCACGCGCACATCCGTGAAAGGAGACAGTCAACTAAAAAGGGGAACTCTAAACAggggaaacaaaaggaattgaGCAGCTGGCATATCATTCGTCCTCTCTACTGTGGACCGGGGGGGAATTGATCGGAACGAAACTCGACAGATCTCTTGGTCGTCAGACAAAATCGATCAGGGAATCAAGGCAATTTCAACTGTTCGTGTTCTAGAAAAAACGGAAGCAAGCAGGCGAAAGGCGGCGAGGGGGAGGAGGATCAAACCTGCTTGCCGATGCGGACGACGACGTAGGGATCGCTGGATCGGAGGTCGCGGATGGCGAGGTTCACCCCCCTCACGACGCGCACCTTCACCAGTCCGACGAGATGGTCCAGCATGATGCTAgcgttcttcttcctctccaacTCCTCTTCCCCGCAGCCGCAAGGTCTCCTCGGCAATTTCTGGATGGGGGTTCTGTCTGTCTATCTATAAAAAAGCGCTCCGGCTTCGCGGAGTAGCTGACGCTATGAAGTCAAGAAAAAGTAGGATGGCGTATGGCCGGCGATGGTTGGTTGATGACCTCCAGCGGCTGCTCTCTTCCTCCCCCTGCTCTTATACTCCTCCCCCAAGCGGTGGTGCCCCAGATATGAACGGAACTTCTGTGGGTGAGGAGTGGACTATTTCTATTCTGCGGCTGCGTCTTGACCGAGCGGGGGCGGGCAGTGCACGAGGTGCCGTCACTCCTCATCAGGGCCGGCGACTTTTCGCTCGCGTCCCTTTGCCCCGGCCGCGGGCTCCCGGCTGCTTCTACTGTTGGCTGGGTTTGTTTGATCAAGTCGCCGCAAGCGTGTCTGTGTATCCGGAGTCCCAGATGCAGAAGCGGGCAGGAAACGGGCGTCGCGACGGGCCCCCGCACGACAGAGACACGGTAATTTTGGATGCCGCGGGCGGACGGCCACGGCTTTGTTTTGGGTGAGGCGGCGCTGACTGGTTCTTGCGTGGCTCCCATCCGTTCCGCTGCTCCCCTCTCGGAGCCATTTATTTCCGCTTATAATTAGATTATCGgtaaaaataagcaagaatctcatcaaaaaaatttattatttttaccGATTCTCGTTTATGAGGTAAGCTGTTTTAGAGGTTTCAACTACGAGGAGTGGAAAGTGagaagcgagaagcgagaaaatcttcatTAAATTATAATGAAACGTGATCATGAGAAAACTCGTAAGCATACACGAACCACGGGTAGAAGCAGGCAAGCAGCAGCGTTCTCTGTTCACCGGGTGAGTGACCACACGGTATGAGCGTGATCGGGCTCAATTTTCCAGTCAAAAACGAGATGATCAAGTGTATGAACGCGCCTCTATTTGGATGGACGTATAGCTTGCTGCACGTGGCCTGCTCCCGACGTGCCGAGGTCGTTCTATTGGGGAGTGGGGACCACACGTCACGGGGCCGGCCGCTGGGGCCCAAAATGTCGTAGCCACGAAGGAAAAGACCTTTGGAACCCTCTAGATGGTCTGTTGATCGTGCTTCCACCCCGGAAATCATCGTGCCGAACTCAAGCCTCGATACGAGGTAATAAATTTTAggagtatcacatcggatgttcggacgctaattaggaggactaaacatgagctaattctAAAACTAACCGCAgaaccctatactaattcgcgagacgaatctattaagcctaattaatccatcattagcaactagttattgtagcaccatattgtcaaatcatggactaattaaacataatagattcgtctcgcgaattagactccatctgtgcaattagttgtaattagactatatttaatacttctaattagtatccaaatatccgatgtgatatgtCCTACAGTTTAGGAGATGTTCAAACACCCCTAAGCCACCACGACACCAGAAAAATGGTACTATACCTTACGTAGCTTCTACGTGTGTGTTGAGCTAGGCGACTGTCAACGAGACTAGCTAGCGAGTCTTCTGATATATCTTCGCATCTACCGAATCCAGAAATGCATATGGCATCGGCATGTCCTCTACCACCCTACTAGGAATTTTCGAACTCGCGGCGGGATCACACCGTGGAGGACAACAATACGTAGCATTATAGACCTTGATTGGTTGCTATGTTCTCCTCGTATTTGAGCAAAATCCACACCTAAAATGCTGAGCGTATGCAATATCTTTTTGTTCGGTCTACTTAACTGGAAGGCAGAGCTTTTTGctattttctttcaaaaaaatgcatttttatCTAGTAGTTCGTACCTATTTAGCCTGCTTAAAGTAAGACGGTCTTTCGTTGCTCCCTCGACAGCTTGTTGCATGAGATAAAAAAAGATGAATAACCATCATCATTGTATTATTATGCGCcactatttttatatttttaattCATtcaaaaagtccaaattacccTTCAAGTATAATCAAAGTTTGGATAACCCTTAAATTATTTCTTAGTTTAGTTCACCCCTAAACTAtatcatttggttcaatttaccccttacaacaatttatctttttttttctccatgcacaagcgaagttttaagttcaaattttgcaaaatGATAGCAGACATCATAAAAAACGTTAAAAACAAccattaatttttttatcattattttatcATTAATAATAAAATGTATCCttagatacaaaattatataaaaactaatgatgaagcattcataaaatattttttaatataggttatgatgtccactaccaccctgtaaagtctcaaattaaaattcaacttgtgtatatggagaaataaaaataacaaattgCATTACGGGataagttgaaccaaatagcataATTTATGgtgtaaattgaaccaaaatataatttagggggttatctgAACTTTCGCTATACTTGGAGGGAGTAATTTTAACGTTTTCCTACTTAAAATACATTAATatcatttatatatgttttaacCATGAGCTAACAACACTATTATTATGTGTTTTCTTACAGGTTTAAAATCTCTGGTTCGACAAATCCCTAAATTttccaaaccctaaccctagcaaggaaaagcgGCGGGCATACCTTTGTGCTCCATTCATCGTTATCCTTTGTGGTGGTGCAGTGACTCGGTTGCCGTCGAGAACTATTGCCATGCGAAGTGGCAAGCGCATCATCGCTACCACTAGTGAGACCCCATCTAAAGCGTGCGCACCTGTACCTCGCAAAATTAAAGGGCGCCATTGAGGAACCGCTCGTCGGCGCCGCACACAAGCCAACAGTGCACAACTGCACATGAGATCCGTTGTTGAGGGAAATATCATCATCACCATGCTCCCCCACCATGGCACTGCTCTTGCATTGTCGCACTTGCTTGTGCGGCTGACATCATGGCCAACGGAGCTGGGTTTTGGAGGCTGCTTGTTTTCCGGCCACAACGAGCCACGCGAAAACTGTGGCGGCACTAAAACTGTGGCACTCATAATCGACGTTATATCTGCGGCGCAAAAATGAACTAGCGACTGCTGTAGCTGTTGCACCTATTTCACCAACCAAACACGCCAAAATTTGGCGTGGCAAACCGTGGCGGAGAACCAAATAACGTCCCCTTGATCCAGCTAGGGTGAATCTCGGCCATTGTCAAACCTCAGGCGAACGATCGGTGTTAAACAGATCGTACTATGCCGCATCAGTGGGTTAAgcccgagtgcccgacacattTTTAGTGGGCCGTGCTTGGGCTAGGCCTATAGCTGACCCATTTTACCCGGCGCCATAGTTGGCTGGCCATAGTGACGACAAATATGAATTGGGAAGGGAGTTGAGCAATAGTCGGCCCATATGGAGAGGCTGGCCCATTTCTAATGAAATTTCCTACTTGATTCTAACGAAATTTGCTGCTTGATTCACACGAACAAAATGCATGGCTGAACAAAGCAGATGTACCTAATGGGCACCGTTCCTACGTGAGTGAGTGACAGAGAGGGACGCATAGATGAGATGAAGGAGAAACAAAGGATTTCGAGAGGACAACAGGGACGACAAGCACCACGCTTCAAATAGCAGAACACATCGCCCTCTCTCCGCTTAGGGAAAACCAGGATTGTAAGAGCTAGAGGTGGATAATAAGCTGATTTAAAAAAGAGAGGAGCAAATCATATTCTGCTAAGATAACTCTAGTTTATAATACACTAATACGTCATGAGAATAAGTAGACTTCTTCCAATATAAGAATAGAGTTATATGATTATGTGCAACGTGACCAAGAATTATAATACCACCAATAACCCCAATATGGAAGCAAATTATTTCTTACTATATAGACCGGCTTAGTCGGGGAATTATCTCTTATTGGATGCGTACTATTAAGAATTGTTATCCATCACGGTAATAAGTATGCATGCTAACGCATATCACAATGAcattgaaaataaaattattacaaCCATTGGATTAATTAAGGATGCACaaaaatgtactccctccatcccaaattgtaggtcattttagctttttttaatatatatatatatagtgtttacacataacttatatatatatttagctgcatagtaaaaattataaatctagaaaagttaaaacgaaccACAGTTTAAAATGAAGAAAATACGTAACTTATTACAATCAGTAACCATCGGTAATACAGGAGAAGGAAACAGCATCCTGTATAGACCAAGGCGTAATGAACAGTTCGTGAGTTCCTCGAAGACACGGCTCGTAGTACTTTTTAGTTAGTTGGTAATTAAGCATTTTGGTATTGGTTTATTTTTAATCCTCCACAGATGCTATCtaatactctctccgtcccaaattatgagtcgttttggctttattagattcatagattttgttatgcacttagatataccctatgtctagatgcataataatatctatacatctagaaaagttaaaataacctataatctGGCAGCAAAACCGCCCTCTAACAAAGGCTTTAAATCTAGGAAATTCAAATACCATGTTTTTGAACGGTAGAACAAGCATGCaaatttaacttttcacttccCATTTTCCAAATGCAACAGAGTACGGGAGACTTGGAGAAATACACAATCTCTACtcctaaaaaaatcaaagaggAGAAAAAATTTCGTACGTCGTCTGCCCCTCCGCTCCGTTCACCCGTCCGCTGGCTCCCGCGTCCTCCGCGCAAACCGGTCCGCCCTCCGATGAACGCCCTTCGAAGCCCACCGCGCGCGCCGTCCGTTGCCCCTCCTCGCGCCCCACGCTTCATGCTCCGCCATCCGATGTTCCCCTCGCTCGCCTactcctcctccctcgcccAGCATCGCAACCGCCGATAGCAGTCCGCATCGCAGCCGCCGCCAGCAGTTCGCATCGCCTCGCCTAGCTCGGATTACAACACCGCTGCCGCCCACAAACCGTCGTCGTCTACTCCCTCGCCCTGCAACGCCGCAGCCGGCTCCCTCGGCCTgcttcgccaccgccgccaactGCTCCGCGGCCGACCAGCGGATTGGCTTCGAGATCCTGGTCTTCAAGATTGGGAAGCGGAACCGGCGCCTCGACGCCGCAGCCGCCCGCGTTCTGCCAGACCGCGGCTCCCTCGGCCTgcttcgccaccgccgccgactgcGCCGCGGCCTACCAGCGGCTTGGCTTCGAGATCCAGGTCTTCAAGATCGGGAAGCGGAACCGGCGCCTCGTCCCCGGTCTCTCCGAGTGCCGCCTCCTCGACCAAGCCCACAGCCGGCCTAGAAAAGTACCAGGTAGGTCTCCTTCCTTTCCGATTCATCCGATTCATTCCTTTAATTTGTCTTCTTCATTCAGTTCCAATTCCAAATTCATGTGATTTTGTTTATCTTTTCCCAGTCAAATCATTCTTTGATAGAAATTTTCCCAGTCAAATCATGTCAAGATATCTACGATGCAAGGTATGACATTATCAATGAGCACTCAGTTTTGTTAATAAAATTAATAATATATTTAACCATTAATTCTTTAAATTCATGTATCCCCTTGTTTGTTTAAGTTTTTAATTCACTTTTCCCTTGCCTGTTAGGTGGAGTGACTACTACAGATTatagtcaaattattttttctccCATATGTTCTGATGCGTACGATTTGAAAGGTAACATCTTTTTATGCTCAAAAACTTTGTTTCACTGAAGTTATATAGTTTTGATCTCTGATTTTTGTGCTGCAGACCTATCCAAGCGGATACGCGCTGAACGGAAACAAATGGCAGTAACATGTTTGGGGAAGATGCATTTCACTTCTGTTTGGTCCAAGATCTCTCTAAAAGTTGCTTGCTCTGGACTGCAGAAGAAATGTTGCGGGTGATGATTTATTGATATGTACCCAATGCTTGTAGATCCAATGCCCTAAACATGTACTCCAAATCGGACCAGCTGTTTTAATCAAGCTGCACATACATCCTGAGACAGCATAACCCAAATAAGGCACTATGATCCCTAACCCGGCAAATCTAAATCTACATGTACTAATATTTCCCCCCCGAAACCTAGCCTGAATAGTAAGATTGGTTCCAGCAGAATCGCATCCCAaatcactcggggtcgggcaaggcggagttccaccctcaaggggtcgggcgcatccgaccccgggaccaagggtcgggcgtatactcggaattggactgcgggttgatatcatgaaatgtcaggggttttttgaaaaatagcctcAGACTactcctgttggaggtatgccctagaggcaatcatagagatgatgatattccatttgtatccatg contains:
- the LOC101776926 gene encoding GTPase activating protein 1; translated protein: MLDHLVGLVKVRVVRGVNLAIRDLRSSDPYVVVRIGKQKLKTRVIKKSTNPEWNEELTLSIENPADPVRLEVFDKDTFVDDSMGNAELDIRPLVDVVKMKLQDVPDKTIVKKVVPNRENCLAEESSIYVSEGKVKQDLVVRLKNVECGEIELQLQWVDLPGSKGV